Genomic window (Candidatus Schekmanbacteria bacterium):
TTTTTGAAAGATAGGATGGTATTTTCGATGCATATATCGGCCCAATCAAAGGAATTATATTGTTTGCCTTCAATTTCTTTATAGATACTCCTGAAAGGGAAAGTTTAGGAAGCACCATTTCGATTTTTTCTTTATCCGTTAAAATGTTTTTTTCATATTTAAGAAGCTGATTTATGATTTCTTCAGCACAGAATTTTCCTTCCGCACTTGAACACCATACATTTATCCCATCAGTATCGATAACAAGTATTCGCAAGGGAATAGATTTTAAATAAGACCAGAGAAGATAAACTGTAAGATGATAATTGCATGTTACAAGCAGAGGAGTAGATTTGTCATATTCTTCTCCCAAAAAATAGAGTCCCGGTTCTACAGTAAAAGTCTTTTTGAATGCTCTAATAATACAAAAAAGAGATTTTAAAAAATCAATCTTTTTAAAAGAAAGTTTATAGGGCTTTAAAAGACTATCTTTTTTCTGCATAACTATTTTTACTTTGGCTCTATCAACCAAACTATCAGTAAACAAGAAATATATGCAACAAGAAAAGCTCTGCCCTCCTTCATTGACAAAAGACCTTATTTTGTTTTAAAGAGAAATAAATCCAAAAGCAAATCAGAAATATCATTAATTTTTTTATAAGGAGAAAAGTAAAGATGAAAAATGTGGTAATAGCAAGCGCATGCAGAACTGCTGTAGGCAGTTATGGGGGAACTTTGAAGGATGTTCCTGCGGCAGAAATTGGGACAATTGCAGCAAAAGAAGCCATAAAGAGAGCTGGAATTGAACCATCTGATATAGACGAACTAATCTTTGGCTGTGTACTTCAGGCAAATCTTGGGCAAAGTGTTGCAAGGCAGATTTCTGTCAAAGCAGGAATACCTGTAGAAGTGCCTGCTTTTACTCTAAATAAAATGTGCGGTTCGGGACTTCGCTCAATAATGCTGGCGGCACAGGAAATCCGTGCAGGTGACGCAGATGTCATAGTTGCTGGAGGAACAGAAAATATGAGCCAGGCGCCTTATGCATTGCCTGCGCAAAGATGGGGCGCACGGATGGGAGATGTCCAAGCCATAGATTTAATGATAAAAGACGGACTAACATGCGCCTTTTCCAATATTCATATGGGACTTCTCACAGAAAAAATTGCTGAAAAATACAATATAACAAGAGAAGAACAGGATGAATTTGCAGTCAACAGCCAAAACAAGGCAGAAGAGGCAATCAAAAACGGTAAATTTGATGATGAGATAGTTCCTGTAGAGGTTCCCAAAAGAAAAGGTGATCCGGTTATATTCAAACAGGATGAGTTTCCAAGATTCGGATGCACAAAAGAGATGTTGTCTAAATTAAGGCCTGCATTCAAAAAAGACGGAACTATTACAGCGGGAAATGCATCCGGAATAAATGATGGCGCGGCGGCTGTTGTTGTTATGTCAGAAGAGAAGGCAAATGAGCTTGGTATTACGCCTTTAGCAAAGGTAAGGTCCTATGCTATTGCAGGAGTTGAACCTGATATGATGGGAATGGGTCCTCTTTATTCAAGCCAAAAAGCGCTCGATAAAGCAGGATTAAAGATTTCAGATATGGATTTGATCGAGCTGAATGAGGCATTTGCAGCAC
Coding sequences:
- a CDS encoding acetyl-CoA C-acetyltransferase, whose amino-acid sequence is MKNVVIASACRTAVGSYGGTLKDVPAAEIGTIAAKEAIKRAGIEPSDIDELIFGCVLQANLGQSVARQISVKAGIPVEVPAFTLNKMCGSGLRSIMLAAQEIRAGDADVIVAGGTENMSQAPYALPAQRWGARMGDVQAIDLMIKDGLTCAFSNIHMGLLTEKIAEKYNITREEQDEFAVNSQNKAEEAIKNGKFDDEIVPVEVPKRKGDPVIFKQDEFPRFGCTKEMLSKLRPAFKKDGTITAGNASGINDGAAAVVVMSEEKANELGITPLAKVRSYAIAGVEPDMMGMGPLYSSQKALDKAGLKISDMDLIELNEAFAAQSIAVLRELKADTSKVNVNGGAIAIGHPIGASGARIFVTLLHEMKKRGSSLGLAGLCIGGGMGVSLIVEM